In Devosia litorisediminis, one genomic interval encodes:
- a CDS encoding viroplasmin family protein yields MYQTNAIQSGTWRVAVWNGARSGVFHNWADAKQSNLTESVAFRLCSDCDMRRGKGERTR; encoded by the coding sequence TTGTATCAAACCAATGCGATCCAATCGGGCACCTGGCGCGTTGCAGTTTGGAACGGTGCGCGCAGTGGCGTGTTCCATAACTGGGCGGATGCAAAACAGTCGAACTTGACCGAATCTGTTGCGTTCCGTTTATGTTCCGATTGCGATATGCGACGTGGCAAGGGTGAGCGGACACGCTAA
- the ssb gene encoding single-stranded DNA-binding protein, with amino-acid sequence MAGSVNKVILVGNLGADPEVRNLPSGGKVVNLSIATSENWKDKNTGERREKTEWHRVVIFSEGLARVAESYLRKGSKVYIEGQLQTRKWQDQSGQDKYSTEIVLQGFNSTMTLLDGRGDGDNAGGGDGGGFRGARDNNNGGGGGGARRPQANAPAFEPGGMDDDIPF; translated from the coding sequence ATGGCAGGCAGTGTCAACAAGGTGATCCTGGTCGGCAATCTCGGCGCGGATCCAGAGGTCCGCAATCTCCCCAGCGGTGGCAAGGTGGTCAATCTGTCCATCGCCACCTCGGAGAACTGGAAAGACAAGAACACCGGCGAGCGCCGTGAGAAGACCGAATGGCACCGCGTGGTGATCTTTTCGGAAGGTCTGGCGCGCGTCGCCGAAAGCTATCTGCGCAAGGGCTCCAAGGTCTATATCGAAGGCCAGTTGCAGACCCGCAAATGGCAGGATCAGTCCGGTCAGGACAAATACTCCACCGAGATCGTGCTGCAGGGCTTCAACTCGACCATGACCCTGCTTGACGGTCGTGGCGATGGCGATAATGCAGGTGGCGGCGATGGCGGCGGTTTCCGCGGCGCCCGCGACAACAATAATGGTGGCGGCGGCGGCGGTGCGCGTCGGCCCCAGGCCAATGCTCCGGCTTTCGAGCCCGGCGGCATGGACGACGATATCCCGTTCTAA
- a CDS encoding FecR domain-containing protein, which translates to MRIVLFLLMCFAAAPVFADDWQVNRVRGEVTQQIGGTWRQVSRGEIIPTNRYVRTSENGRVGLIRGRETIELEANTQIRIKDAGADLMTTVLQDFGVVSIEAERRNVQHFSVQTPFLAAVVKGTRFTVRSDNSGATVEVDRGVVQVQDTVNDLVVDVRPGQDATVTKQAPLLVEGRGAVAVFSFSGKPVINGTTTEATAENVEAAVQASKSNNAGGNGNGNAFGLTKDNGNNSANGNSSNAGGNGNGNSGNSNAGGNGNGNSGNSNAGGNGNSNAGGNGNGNGNSADNDDDDSAKTNNAGGNGKGNANGLNK; encoded by the coding sequence GTGAGAATCGTTCTGTTTTTGCTGATGTGCTTTGCTGCTGCGCCGGTTTTCGCCGATGATTGGCAGGTGAACAGGGTGCGCGGTGAAGTCACCCAGCAGATCGGCGGGACCTGGCGTCAGGTCAGTCGCGGTGAAATCATCCCTACCAATCGATATGTCCGTACGTCCGAGAATGGTCGGGTCGGGCTGATCCGTGGTCGCGAAACTATCGAACTGGAAGCCAATACCCAGATCCGCATCAAGGATGCAGGCGCCGATCTGATGACAACGGTTCTGCAGGATTTCGGTGTTGTCTCCATCGAGGCAGAGCGCCGCAACGTCCAGCATTTTTCAGTACAGACCCCGTTTCTGGCAGCCGTCGTCAAGGGCACGCGCTTCACCGTACGTTCGGACAATAGCGGGGCCACCGTTGAGGTCGATCGCGGCGTGGTGCAGGTGCAGGACACCGTCAACGATCTGGTTGTCGATGTTCGCCCCGGTCAGGATGCAACCGTGACCAAGCAGGCGCCACTGCTGGTGGAAGGCCGCGGGGCCGTGGCTGTTTTCAGTTTTTCCGGTAAGCCGGTCATCAACGGCACAACGACCGAAGCCACGGCTGAAAACGTTGAAGCTGCAGTGCAGGCCAGCAAGAGCAACAATGCTGGCGGCAATGGCAATGGCAACGCGTTCGGCTTGACCAAGGACAACGGTAACAACAGTGCCAACGGCAATTCCAGCAATGCTGGCGGCAATGGCAACGGCAATAGCGGCAACAGCAATGCTGGCGGCAACGGCAACGGCAATAGCGGCAACAGCAATGCCGGTGGCAACGGCAATAGCAATGCCGGCGGCAATGGTAACGGTAACGGCAATAGCGCTGACAATGACGACGACGATAGCGCCAAGACCAACAATGCGGGCGGCAACGGCAAGGGCAATGCCAATGGCCTCAACAAGTAA
- a CDS encoding serine hydrolase domain-containing protein: MRSTAFIGFFTLVLAVPAAAQNLPVIDDLVAPYIGSDTPGMTVLVTGQGAVQHMAGYGHADLDTKAPMTPDSVFDLASVSKQFTGTAAKLLIEDDLFNRATEISEFLPDFAHYGAGQRPVVVGDLIYHLSGLPDYLDETLFDYRADTSNAQIIAWLAQAGPAHPPGTRFDYSNSGYVTLGSLVAAAAEMETLEAVLHDRVWSPLGMAKTRLGAPVEPTAAVTGYAGSDGDFEPSQFMTVAEGDGSVYTSIADLARYEKALATGSLLGTAATAELFVDGQLDDGTAIGLLEEEGYGFGWSVMSGQGDAIAYHSGSWMGTATVYLRNLDTGTSVVILANGEDFDPVDLAFEIAEAVDG; the protein is encoded by the coding sequence ATGCGCTCGACAGCATTCATAGGCTTTTTTACGCTCGTCTTGGCGGTGCCGGCCGCGGCGCAGAACCTGCCGGTCATTGATGATCTGGTCGCCCCCTATATTGGCAGCGATACCCCCGGCATGACGGTGCTGGTGACCGGGCAGGGCGCTGTGCAGCATATGGCGGGCTATGGCCATGCCGATCTGGACACCAAGGCTCCCATGACGCCCGACAGCGTGTTTGATCTGGCCTCGGTCTCCAAGCAGTTTACCGGCACGGCGGCGAAGTTGCTGATCGAGGACGATCTGTTCAACCGCGCTACCGAAATCAGCGAATTTCTGCCTGACTTTGCCCATTATGGCGCCGGACAACGGCCCGTGGTGGTGGGCGACCTGATCTATCACCTCAGCGGCCTGCCAGATTATCTCGACGAAACCCTGTTCGACTATCGGGCCGATACCAGCAATGCCCAGATCATCGCCTGGCTGGCACAGGCCGGCCCAGCCCACCCCCCCGGCACCCGGTTCGACTATTCCAATAGCGGTTACGTCACCCTCGGCAGTCTGGTCGCGGCGGCGGCTGAAATGGAAACGCTGGAGGCGGTGCTGCACGACCGCGTCTGGTCGCCCCTGGGCATGGCCAAGACCCGGCTCGGCGCACCGGTCGAGCCGACCGCTGCCGTTACCGGCTATGCCGGCAGCGATGGCGATTTCGAACCGTCGCAATTCATGACCGTGGCCGAGGGGGATGGCAGCGTCTACACTTCGATCGCTGATCTGGCCCGCTATGAGAAGGCGTTGGCCACCGGCTCACTGCTGGGCACGGCGGCAACGGCCGAGCTGTTCGTCGACGGTCAGCTCGATGACGGGACGGCCATAGGCTTGCTCGAGGAAGAAGGCTACGGCTTTGGCTGGAGCGTTATGAGCGGGCAGGGCGATGCCATCGCCTATCACAGCGGGAGCTGGATGGGCACGGCGACTGTCTATCTGCGCAATCTGGATACCGGCACCAGCGTCGTCATTCTCGCCAATGGCGAGGATTTCGATCCGGTTGATCTGGCTTTCGAAATCGCTGAGGCCGTCGACGGCTAA
- a CDS encoding winged helix-turn-helix transcriptional regulator encodes MNSEQDQFSAIMDGWNSNAGQPVGNCPVRGVLDKISDKWSMLLVMTLASGPKRFNQLRRDIPDISQKMLTQTLRELQRDGMVSRKVYDTKPPAVEYSLTPLGHSIIVPFGHLIRWANDNHPHIDQARAVFDTPSDPA; translated from the coding sequence ATGAACAGCGAACAGGATCAGTTCAGTGCCATTATGGATGGCTGGAACAGCAATGCCGGTCAGCCTGTGGGGAACTGCCCGGTGCGCGGCGTGCTCGACAAGATCAGCGATAAATGGAGCATGCTGTTGGTCATGACGCTGGCCAGCGGGCCCAAGCGCTTCAATCAGTTGCGGCGCGATATCCCTGATATATCTCAGAAAATGCTGACCCAAACACTGCGCGAACTGCAGCGCGACGGCATGGTATCGCGCAAGGTGTATGACACCAAGCCGCCTGCGGTGGAGTATAGCCTGACCCCCCTGGGTCACTCGATCATCGTCCCGTTCGGGCATTTGATCCGCTGGGCCAACGACAACCATCCCCACATTGACCAGGCGCGCGCTGTCTTTGATACGCCCTCAGACCCCGCGTGA
- a CDS encoding efflux RND transporter permease subunit, with product MREESWVNRLWRRIAYDRSIGFGFEHVGLTTLRFPRIMALIALAFTILCFTQLPRANVDGDLMRVYAHSGHYYDAYERLSETFGTFENDIYVLVNSPSLTDPATLEKVRELAFDLELNEFAVGSMSPFTLRKPSGEGGSVPAVPEGMTDFAQVARALSDLQQNDPMMRNLITPDLTGMVLIMFPNQAMTKGDGTKAMLVSLREMLSYYEGDDLQIELTGPPIWTSEMLNAAVDDQIKFTVYGFALGALIALLALRSLTGALLVAATPFVAVMWSMGSVIMMFGSFSFLTIIVTTLVIVMAFAESMFFIFNWLAYWRDGMEPHKAVDATLKLVGPATALTTLTTLVAFVSLYFSPGQGVQEFAIAGAMGCCIVFLCLMTVMPLLLKMALQLGFKLPRTPSFALNAPVPVAWKLATKLGRPITVLSVVLVGLLFVPYFLIQPRFSLQDFMARGSDAMSAAEEIDQGVGGVAPLYVRVPLADNDPNLSTRDFETLRTVHEIIEGELGENKVISIASMSNYTDNGFSREDVFDAVGPFMKRRFITEDGTQGLVTGFMATIIESDALKQMVARIDDKLADAGIADAEIGGFRVLTTFATDDIVRSLQISLSISVVINIFLIGFAFGSMRVAVASIVPNMFPILGTEAYLWLSGSGLQLTTVIALTIAFGIAVNDTIHFLSHYVHGRREEHRDHLGSVKNTMERIGGAIVATTVILCVGTIIVAFSELPQVALFGTLFVLSLALALIGDLFMLPAILVAGAKFFAPLGRIRVRTADHDPTPDDPTGDTLTGRGPYPVRPEP from the coding sequence GTGCGTGAGGAAAGTTGGGTCAACCGCCTGTGGAGGCGGATCGCGTATGACCGTTCGATCGGTTTTGGATTTGAACATGTCGGCCTGACCACACTTCGCTTTCCCCGCATCATGGCGCTGATCGCGCTGGCCTTCACCATTCTGTGCTTCACGCAATTGCCGCGCGCCAATGTTGATGGCGACCTGATGCGGGTCTATGCGCATTCGGGCCATTACTATGATGCCTATGAGCGCCTGTCCGAGACCTTCGGCACCTTCGAAAACGACATCTATGTGCTGGTCAACTCGCCCAGCCTGACCGACCCCGCGACGCTGGAAAAAGTGCGCGAGCTCGCCTTTGATCTTGAGCTGAACGAATTCGCCGTCGGCAGTATGTCGCCGTTCACGCTGCGCAAGCCCAGTGGCGAGGGCGGTTCTGTGCCTGCCGTGCCCGAGGGCATGACCGATTTTGCCCAGGTGGCCCGCGCGCTCAGCGATCTGCAGCAGAATGATCCGATGATGCGCAATCTGATCACGCCGGACCTGACCGGAATGGTGCTGATCATGTTCCCCAATCAGGCCATGACCAAAGGGGATGGCACCAAGGCCATGCTCGTCAGCCTGCGGGAGATGCTGTCCTATTATGAGGGCGATGATCTGCAGATCGAGCTGACCGGGCCGCCGATCTGGACCTCGGAAATGCTCAATGCGGCTGTCGACGACCAGATCAAATTCACCGTCTACGGCTTTGCGCTGGGCGCGCTGATTGCCCTGCTCGCCCTACGTTCGCTGACGGGCGCGCTGTTGGTGGCTGCCACGCCCTTTGTGGCCGTGATGTGGTCGATGGGCTCGGTGATCATGATGTTCGGCTCGTTCTCGTTTTTGACCATCATCGTGACCACGCTGGTAATCGTGATGGCGTTCGCGGAGTCGATGTTCTTCATCTTCAACTGGCTGGCCTATTGGCGCGACGGCATGGAGCCGCACAAGGCGGTCGATGCCACGCTCAAGCTGGTGGGTCCGGCGACGGCGCTGACCACGCTGACCACGCTGGTGGCGTTCGTTTCGCTATATTTCTCGCCCGGTCAGGGCGTGCAGGAGTTTGCCATTGCCGGGGCGATGGGCTGCTGCATCGTGTTTCTGTGCCTGATGACGGTGATGCCGCTGCTGCTCAAGATGGCGTTGCAGCTGGGGTTCAAGCTGCCGCGCACCCCCAGCTTCGCGCTGAACGCGCCCGTGCCCGTGGCCTGGAAGCTGGCAACGAAATTGGGGCGGCCGATTACCGTGCTGTCAGTGGTGCTGGTGGGGCTGCTGTTTGTGCCCTATTTCCTGATCCAGCCACGGTTCTCGCTGCAGGATTTCATGGCGCGCGGCTCCGATGCAATGAGCGCAGCCGAAGAGATCGATCAGGGCGTTGGTGGCGTCGCCCCGCTTTATGTGCGGGTGCCGCTGGCCGACAATGATCCCAATCTGAGCACGCGCGATTTCGAGACCCTGCGCACCGTGCATGAGATCATCGAGGGCGAGCTGGGCGAGAACAAGGTGATCTCGATCGCCAGCATGTCCAACTACACCGATAACGGCTTCAGCCGTGAGGACGTGTTCGACGCGGTGGGACCATTCATGAAGCGGCGCTTCATTACCGAAGACGGCACGCAGGGGCTGGTGACCGGCTTCATGGCGACCATTATCGAGAGCGATGCGCTCAAACAGATGGTGGCGCGGATCGATGACAAGCTGGCCGATGCGGGCATTGCCGACGCCGAGATTGGCGGCTTTCGCGTACTGACCACATTTGCCACCGACGACATCGTGCGCTCGCTGCAGATCTCGCTGTCGATCAGCGTGGTCATCAACATCTTCCTGATCGGCTTCGCCTTTGGCTCGATGCGGGTGGCCGTGGCGTCGATCGTGCCCAACATGTTCCCGATTCTGGGCACCGAGGCCTATCTCTGGCTGAGTGGCTCGGGGCTGCAGCTGACCACGGTGATCGCACTGACCATCGCCTTTGGCATCGCGGTCAACGACACCATCCATTTCCTCAGCCACTATGTGCATGGGCGGCGCGAGGAACATCGCGACCATCTCGGCTCGGTCAAAAACACCATGGAGCGCATCGGCGGGGCCATCGTGGCGACCACGGTTATCCTGTGCGTGGGCACCATCATCGTGGCATTTTCCGAGCTGCCGCAGGTGGCGCTGTTCGGTACGCTGTTCGTGCTGTCACTGGCGCTGGCGCTGATCGGCGATCTGTTCATGCTGCCGGCCATTCTGGTGGCAGGGGCAAAGTTCTTTGCGCCACTGGGCCGGATCCGCGTGCGCACCGCCGACCATGATCCCACACCCGATGATCCCACCGGCGACACACTGACCGGGCGCGGCCCCTATCCGGTCCGTCCTGAACCATGA
- a CDS encoding NAD(P)H-binding protein: MTKFKDQTLLVTGASGNLGRLAVENLLARGATKVVAGTRDPSKLADLAAKGAEVRALDFGKPETIAAALTGVDRLLIVSTDAIGGRLDHHKAAIAGAKSAGVKHIVYTSAPAPRPNADGGAVIEHFWSEVELVNSGIEFTVLRNNMYAENNFMDAAQVIQSGQLFGLIGDRGVSYVARADAAATAAGALLSAEGSTIQDVTGPAPVTNVERAALYAKLSGKPVTSIALPDADLQAGMVAAGVPAFLADMLIGFQKDARSGHQGVTTDAVERFAGHKPQAFAEFLAANRAALGL, encoded by the coding sequence ATGACAAAGTTTAAAGACCAGACCCTTCTGGTTACCGGCGCTTCGGGCAATCTCGGCCGCCTTGCCGTCGAAAACCTGCTTGCTCGCGGCGCAACCAAGGTCGTCGCCGGTACACGCGATCCATCCAAGCTGGCCGATCTGGCGGCCAAGGGTGCCGAGGTGCGTGCGCTCGATTTCGGCAAGCCCGAGACCATTGCTGCTGCGCTGACCGGTGTTGATCGGCTGCTGATCGTGAGCACCGATGCAATTGGTGGTCGTCTTGACCATCACAAGGCCGCCATTGCCGGTGCCAAGTCCGCTGGCGTCAAGCACATCGTCTATACATCAGCGCCAGCGCCCCGGCCCAACGCCGATGGCGGCGCGGTGATCGAGCATTTCTGGAGCGAAGTCGAACTGGTCAATAGCGGCATCGAATTCACCGTGCTGCGCAACAACATGTATGCGGAGAACAATTTCATGGATGCCGCGCAGGTGATCCAGTCGGGCCAGTTGTTTGGACTGATTGGCGATCGCGGCGTGTCCTATGTAGCCCGTGCCGACGCTGCTGCAACGGCGGCGGGCGCCCTGTTGAGCGCTGAAGGCTCCACCATTCAGGACGTGACCGGTCCCGCACCCGTTACCAATGTTGAACGCGCTGCGCTCTATGCCAAACTGAGCGGCAAGCCCGTCACCAGCATCGCCTTGCCAGACGCCGACCTGCAGGCGGGCATGGTCGCAGCCGGTGTGCCTGCATTCCTCGCCGACATGTTGATCGGCTTCCAGAAGGATGCGCGGTCGGGTCATCAGGGTGTCACCACCGATGCCGTTGAGCGTTTTGCGGGTCACAAGCCGCAGGCGTTTGCCGAGTTCCTCGCGGCCAACCGCGCCGCGCTGGGTCTGTAG
- a CDS encoding putative bifunctional diguanylate cyclase/phosphodiesterase — protein sequence MRLISVLVLVGAVLASAWLGAFEPPDQELQGQRFAGTSRAPSGDMVFVEIDATSLQAVGVWPWPRTVHAALLDRLIELGALEVVFDIDFSAASTPQADGAFEAALTRAGGYAYLAAFQQTGTKGEIVLSRPLPRFEAQAPAVLVNVDGDGTALLESVPSAIQSIPALAYALVPQAGPAAPSITIDYGIDLSAVPSVSAISVLEGTVDPAILRDKQVVIGASAIELRDFFRVPRFGVLSGAVVQIAATETLKADRALSDLGFVPAALAGLLITALVMLMRKRFTVPQRALVVLIASLGLELAAWQALSQAAIVIDTMVFHAMVSGTLAICFLDERARRWRQSRRQQAQLAYLARHDEPSGALSRHAMLEALSATPDDGLNRTLIAVRLLRLDALNASLGNEVYDMVAREVTARLHELTDTLPARLDSDIFAFSVRHGRFGGTMIPSIAMVTSVLEAPYDIAGHTIMLETVFGSANQADADGEELLQQAEIALAVAQTAQARLVRYEPEHGQKIRDRRLLDLALRQALKRDEFYLLYQPQIDLKSGEMVGLEALLRWRHPELGIVSPADFIPLAEETGLIVQIGEWILHEACRQVAQWRWQGRISINVSAVQFQQGNLVAAVHNALVASGLPPHRLDIEITESMNIASDPANLEILHQLSDMGVRIAMDDFGTGYSSLSYLHSLPIHKIKIDQSFVRNLPNAQSEVIIETTIIMAQRLGKTVIAEGVETKQQRDYLASVGCDVGQGYLFGRPSFAIELALDQTSAA from the coding sequence GTGCGGCTCATCAGTGTACTTGTGCTTGTCGGCGCCGTTCTGGCGTCGGCATGGCTGGGTGCGTTCGAGCCGCCGGACCAGGAACTGCAGGGGCAGCGCTTCGCCGGCACGTCACGTGCGCCCAGCGGCGACATGGTGTTTGTTGAAATCGACGCCACCAGCCTGCAGGCGGTGGGTGTCTGGCCCTGGCCACGTACTGTCCATGCAGCGCTGCTTGACCGGCTGATTGAACTGGGCGCGCTCGAAGTTGTTTTCGATATCGACTTCAGCGCCGCCTCCACACCCCAGGCAGACGGCGCGTTTGAAGCGGCGCTGACCCGCGCGGGTGGTTATGCCTATCTTGCCGCTTTCCAGCAGACCGGCACCAAAGGCGAAATCGTGCTGAGCCGACCACTGCCACGCTTTGAAGCGCAGGCTCCGGCCGTCCTCGTCAATGTCGATGGTGACGGGACAGCGCTGCTCGAATCTGTGCCCTCGGCAATCCAGTCCATTCCCGCGCTGGCCTATGCGCTGGTGCCGCAGGCCGGTCCAGCCGCGCCGTCGATCACCATCGACTACGGCATCGACCTGAGCGCCGTCCCCAGCGTTTCGGCGATCTCGGTGCTCGAAGGAACGGTCGATCCGGCCATTCTGCGCGACAAGCAGGTCGTGATCGGTGCGAGCGCCATCGAACTGCGCGACTTCTTCCGTGTGCCTCGCTTCGGCGTGCTCTCGGGCGCTGTGGTTCAGATCGCCGCCACCGAAACACTCAAGGCCGACAGGGCGCTGAGCGATCTGGGGTTTGTTCCCGCTGCATTGGCCGGCCTGTTGATCACCGCGCTGGTGATGCTGATGCGCAAACGCTTTACCGTGCCACAGCGGGCGCTGGTGGTCTTGATTGCGAGCCTGGGCCTCGAACTGGCCGCGTGGCAGGCATTGTCTCAGGCCGCCATCGTAATCGACACCATGGTCTTTCACGCCATGGTAAGTGGCACGCTGGCCATATGCTTTCTCGATGAGCGCGCCCGACGCTGGCGCCAGAGCCGTCGGCAACAGGCGCAACTGGCCTATCTGGCCCGCCACGATGAGCCCAGCGGCGCCCTGTCGCGCCACGCCATGCTCGAAGCGCTTTCCGCGACGCCTGACGACGGGCTGAACCGCACCTTGATCGCTGTCAGATTGCTGCGTCTGGATGCCCTCAATGCCAGTCTTGGCAACGAGGTCTATGACATGGTCGCCCGCGAAGTTACCGCGCGTCTGCACGAATTGACCGATACGCTGCCCGCCCGTCTTGATAGCGACATCTTTGCTTTTTCGGTGCGCCACGGCCGCTTTGGTGGCACCATGATCCCCTCGATTGCCATGGTGACCTCGGTGCTCGAAGCGCCCTATGATATCGCCGGCCACACCATCATGCTCGAGACCGTCTTTGGCAGCGCCAATCAGGCTGACGCTGATGGCGAGGAACTGCTGCAGCAGGCCGAAATAGCCTTGGCCGTGGCCCAGACCGCACAAGCGCGCCTAGTACGCTACGAGCCCGAACACGGCCAGAAGATCCGCGACCGCCGTCTGCTCGATCTCGCGCTGCGGCAGGCCCTGAAGCGCGATGAATTCTACCTGCTGTATCAGCCCCAGATTGATCTCAAGAGCGGCGAGATGGTGGGGCTTGAAGCCTTGCTGCGCTGGCGCCACCCCGAGCTGGGTATTGTCTCGCCAGCCGATTTTATCCCGCTTGCCGAGGAAACCGGCCTGATCGTGCAGATCGGCGAATGGATTCTGCACGAAGCCTGCCGTCAGGTCGCCCAATGGCGCTGGCAGGGGCGCATTTCGATCAACGTCTCGGCGGTGCAGTTCCAGCAGGGCAATCTGGTCGCCGCCGTGCACAATGCTCTGGTGGCCTCGGGCCTGCCGCCACACCGGCTGGATATCGAGATCACCGAATCCATGAACATTGCCAGCGACCCGGCCAATCTCGAAATCCTGCACCAGCTCTCGGACATGGGTGTCAGGATCGCGATGGATGACTTTGGCACGGGTTACTCGTCGCTGAGCTATCTGCACAGCCTGCCCATCCACAAGATCAAGATCGACCAGTCCTTCGTGCGCAATCTGCCCAATGCCCAGAGCGAGGTGATCATCGAGACCACCATCATCATGGCGCAGCGTCTGGGCAAGACGGTGATCGCTGAAGGTGTCGAGACGAAACAGCAGCGCGACTATCTGGCCTCTGTCGGCTGTGACGTCGGCCAGGGCTACCTTTTCGGACGCCCCAGCTTCGCCATCGAACTGGCCCTGGACCAGACCTCGGCGGCCTAG
- a CDS encoding sensor domain-containing diguanylate cyclase: protein MSSLAATTIRRPRTTEKTATDPVLAVLSRLCALLDIDSVTLSRIETDGFRLLAASGASPDTRLLGPWMKRAAASDGPLIVADIARSQGSPAALGFYAGMVLPTGDDKIKLLLSLSDARPRSEAMAHRLAGLAIEVTSDATINRLARQIAQHKAQLALEQNQFERASQTAKIGIWSCDLADESLNWTDSVYDLFELPRGSELSRDVTLRHYTDQSRQTMEAARAQAIANCSDFTVDAEIITASGARRWMRLTGNVEARDGVAVRIFGMKQDITEEKLLADKTRYLAETDVMTGLANRSQFQTRLGNLAVAPIGGLLLVDLDGFKQINDSFGHALGDQCLREAARRLTACCDQASLLARIGGDEFAVLMGPKQTESEISALGDRIVKAVGQPYEHNGHAIALSASVGVACHRRGTADDLFHDADTALYAAKAAGRNTSRTHKH, encoded by the coding sequence TTGAGCAGCCTTGCCGCCACGACTATCCGGCGCCCGCGCACAACCGAAAAGACTGCCACCGATCCGGTGTTGGCGGTGCTGTCGCGGCTATGTGCACTGCTCGATATCGACAGCGTCACCCTCTCCCGCATTGAAACCGATGGGTTTCGGCTGCTGGCCGCCAGTGGTGCCAGCCCGGATACTAGACTTCTCGGCCCCTGGATGAAGCGCGCCGCGGCCAGTGACGGCCCGCTGATCGTCGCCGATATCGCCCGCAGCCAGGGTAGCCCTGCCGCGCTGGGCTTTTATGCCGGCATGGTGCTGCCAACGGGCGACGACAAGATCAAGCTACTGCTCAGCCTGAGCGATGCCCGCCCCCGCAGCGAGGCCATGGCGCATCGGCTTGCCGGGTTGGCCATCGAGGTCACCAGCGACGCCACCATTAACCGGCTGGCCCGCCAGATCGCGCAGCACAAGGCTCAACTCGCGCTTGAACAGAACCAGTTCGAACGCGCCTCACAGACTGCCAAGATCGGCATCTGGTCCTGCGACCTCGCCGATGAATCCCTGAACTGGACGGACAGCGTCTACGACCTGTTCGAGTTGCCACGCGGCAGCGAGCTGAGCCGTGACGTCACGCTACGGCACTATACGGACCAATCCCGGCAGACGATGGAGGCCGCGCGCGCCCAAGCCATCGCCAATTGCAGTGATTTCACGGTCGATGCGGAAATCATCACCGCCAGTGGCGCTCGCCGCTGGATGCGCCTGACCGGCAATGTGGAAGCCCGCGATGGCGTCGCCGTCCGTATCTTCGGAATGAAGCAGGACATTACCGAGGAAAAGCTGCTGGCGGACAAGACCCGCTATCTGGCCGAAACCGATGTGATGACCGGGCTGGCCAATCGCAGTCAGTTTCAGACCCGGCTCGGTAATCTGGCGGTTGCGCCGATTGGCGGCCTGCTGCTGGTGGATCTGGACGGTTTCAAGCAGATCAATGACAGCTTCGGCCATGCGCTGGGCGATCAATGCCTGCGGGAAGCTGCAAGGCGTTTGACGGCGTGTTGTGACCAGGCCAGCCTGCTGGCTCGCATTGGCGGGGATGAATTCGCCGTACTGATGGGCCCCAAGCAGACCGAGAGCGAAATCTCGGCGCTTGGCGATCGTATCGTGAAGGCCGTGGGTCAGCCCTATGAGCATAATGGTCACGCCATCGCGCTGAGCGCATCGGTCGGGGTGGCATGCCACCGTCGCGGCACGGCCGACGATCTGTTCCATGATGCAGATACCGCCCTCTATGCCGCCAAGGCTGCCGGACGCAATACAAGCCGCACCCACAAGCACTGA